In Chrysiogenia bacterium, a single genomic region encodes these proteins:
- a CDS encoding mechanosensitive ion channel family protein, with protein GDRIEVGAQRGDVIDIGLLYTSVLEIGEWVDGDQATGRINALPNGLILSAPVHNFTKDHGFLWDEIVLPITHSSDWQRAIREIQQIVSELTASATEQARKEVEKLEEKYYLSKRNMEPAIFINPTDNWIALHIRYVTKVRDRRIVRNELLEKILGALPAMEGVAIASETLTVTNTPAANQSGASK; from the coding sequence GGCGACCGCATCGAGGTCGGCGCACAGCGCGGCGATGTGATCGACATTGGACTGCTCTATACCAGCGTGCTCGAAATCGGGGAGTGGGTGGACGGTGATCAGGCCACCGGACGCATCAATGCCCTCCCCAACGGCCTGATACTCTCCGCGCCCGTCCACAATTTCACAAAAGACCACGGCTTCCTGTGGGACGAAATCGTCCTGCCCATTACGCATTCGAGCGACTGGCAACGCGCCATCAGGGAGATCCAGCAGATCGTCAGCGAGCTGACGGCATCAGCCACCGAGCAGGCCAGGAAAGAAGTCGAAAAGCTCGAAGAAAAGTACTACCTCTCCAAACGAAACATGGAGCCCGCGATCTTCATCAATCCCACCGACAACTGGATCGCGCTTCACATTCGCTACGTCACCAAGGTTCGCGACCGCCGCATTGTTCGAAATGAATTGCTGGAGAAAATCCTGGGTGCATTGCCGGCGATGGAGGGCGTTGCCATTGCGTCCGAGACGCTGACGGTCACCAATACACCCGCCGCAAACCAGTCGGGCGCGTCGAAGTAG
- a CDS encoding chemotaxis protein CheW — protein MSAEEKKESAEPATSGLWLLDPSSVRDQLLVVATGERHLAFPAGMISGVDERNTVYPVPCALGHFLGIVPYRGQFVPLLDGEFLCDPESAAQAHADRMEITSPEDLEDLMDDLSFEVSGLLLVLESGSDLLGLAFDRFIGFAPPSRHSEPPGENLPEWIKSSGTTEGIPVLVVDTTALFEYCRGRSP, from the coding sequence ATGAGCGCCGAGGAGAAAAAAGAGAGCGCCGAGCCCGCAACCAGCGGTCTGTGGCTGCTCGATCCCAGCAGCGTGCGCGACCAGCTTCTGGTCGTGGCCACCGGGGAGCGCCACCTGGCTTTCCCGGCCGGCATGATCAGCGGAGTGGACGAGCGCAACACCGTTTACCCGGTTCCCTGCGCGCTGGGACATTTTCTGGGAATCGTGCCCTACCGCGGCCAGTTCGTCCCCTTGCTCGACGGTGAGTTCCTGTGCGACCCCGAATCGGCCGCACAGGCCCACGCCGACCGCATGGAAATCACCTCTCCCGAGGATCTCGAAGACCTGATGGACGATTTGAGCTTCGAGGTCTCCGGCCTGCTACTGGTGCTTGAAAGTGGAAGCGACCTGCTGGGGCTGGCCTTTGACCGCTTCATCGGCTTTGCGCCGCCCTCCCGCCACAGCGAGCCGCCGGGCGAGAACCTGCCCGAATGGATCAAATCCAGCGGAACTACTGAGGGAATCCCGGTTCTGGTGGTCGACACTACCGCCCTTTTCGAGTATTGTAGGGGCCGCTCGCCATGA